From Xyrauchen texanus isolate HMW12.3.18 chromosome 12, RBS_HiC_50CHRs, whole genome shotgun sequence, one genomic window encodes:
- the LOC127653110 gene encoding MHC class II transactivator-like isoform X1, whose product MSTSQSCCPVMVPFEDVLFQVRKALQVGPSLVHEFLKELHEAKVFSTQYYLSLFKHGEAGKQSLCEMLFNDEEDLARKLSLPIWQKWDISQGILDSAFSKEEDLDQFTDVIDAEAQDIVSDPAFELLPDNVILEYLDSILSGAIEDLLDPDFLEKDYLNIPAGDTDTTCTLKPATFTEKRQISKRKGETTLNKPSHHKRNKKVCAESPLNERKPTIMSEGNFRLSSNTFPPLLHVPFTSISAFNSPPLLPTSGGPAFQIICPLTPPLISTVVPTGPTYVLVSPQSVSPSAQILPLSPTSGTVAPPELTMSVLPIGSISDSVSKSLPSLPVETLSPTEVSNRQPLKNTESSPSKTERKVRPEAPKCVKDYVCHAKTHMKNTCCVMRGGLRMESHYVDVHLVQRKLLIKSGKNANKCLEKELVVLSDSERKQGKLDRSQLFHNSASRPKQSVALLGKAGVGKTTFIQRLCLDWASDSLPQFQFVFLLNCKILDLTQSSYSLKSLLFDLSMSPPCKDSDAVFKHILSSPDEVLIIFDSFDDIKDFEGLLQSPAKSPTGTKYTIKQLFSGLFQKEIISGCKLLIATRPKDVLNQVLRKMDSLLELCCFSPEDIELYTSKYFRDTSVRENALTKIKTQRYIYSLCSNPLLCWITCYLLEHQDGCCDAMPSTLTDLYQRVTSKHLQLANQENTILDNKNRQNITQMCKMAWEGFKNHNTHANLVSSTELVDYGLKSGILTSYKTVAHQEIHFADLFTQNLLGAVHLVQSKQVNEKMLITHSGVHQKKRKSQGESQDVMQRFVTGLLLQKTPTDGISILESNMDLQAKMKAVETHLENLKPNELVPARLLELFHCVYETNSEKFAKLLLKNLPDNLSFCGVQLCPSDVYVICHLLQHAKALKRSFSINLQDTCILISGLKELVGLQCIKSFWAHTADTIGLWVDLHQSDDELNLKSAIEKFTLNPFKATQGYHIENLPLLVQIHREKKLPMSEFVSVLDEGVPALMQLQRLEFELGVQNGPELFPKLIEVLPSLQSLEHLDLEKNKVGDSGAEKLAGVLHFLASLRLLNLSQNCIGDAGVEKLSQALVSVRSLQSLSLYGNLIDDTGAEHLATVLPDMKLLQDLDIKFNKFTDIGAKKLSAALKKCTGMKSLELWNDFIPYGVFEHLHHQDPRIRSL is encoded by the exons ATGAGCACATCTCAAAGCTGTTGTCCAGTCATGGTGCCTTTTGAGGATGTGCTGTTCCAGGTGAGAAAAGCGTTACAGGTCGGCCCGAGCCTTGTGCATGAATTCCTCAAAGAGCTGCATGAAGCAAAAGTCTTCTCCACACAATACTACCTGTCACTCTTTAAGCATGGTGAAGCTGGAAAGCAGAGTCTGTGTGAAATGCTTTTTAACGATGAAGAGGATCTGGCCAGGAAACTCTCTTTACCTATTTGGCAAAAGTGGGACATCAGTCAAGGCATACTGGATTCGGCTTTCAGCAAAGAGGAGGATTTGGATCAATTTACAGATGTTATTG ATGCTGAAGCGCAAGATATTGTCTCAGATCCAGCGTTTGAACTCTTGCCTG ACAATGTTATCTTGGAATACCTTGATTCCATTCTGAGTGGAGCAATCGAAGACTTATTGG ATCCCGATTTCCTTGAAAAAGATTATCTCAATATTCCAG CTGGCGACACAGACACAACCTGCACACTGAAACCAGCTACTTTTACAGAAAAAAGGCAAATTTCAAAACGCAAAG GTGAAACAACTTTGAACAAACCTTCGCACCATAAACGTAACAAGAAAG TGTGTGCAGAAAGTCCCTTGAATGAAAGGAAGCCCACCATTATGTCTGAGGGTAATTTCCGCTTAAGCTCAAACACATTTCCGCCTTTATTACATGTCCCTTTCACTAGCATCAGTGCCTTCAACAGTCCCCCTCTTCTGCCCACTAGTG GTGGTCCAGCATTCCAGATCATCTGTCCTCTTACGCCACCTTTAATAAGCACTGTGGTTCCCACAGGGCCCACATATGTGCTTG TGTCACCCCAATCTGTGAGTCCAAGCGCTCAAATACTTCCTCTTTCACCTA CTAGTGGCACAGTTGCCCCACCAGAACTCACAATGTCAGTCCTCCCAATTGGCTCAATATCAGACAGTGTGAGCAAGAGTTTGCCATCGTTACCTGTAGAAACTCTCTCTCCAACAGAAG TTTCAAATAGACAGCCACTAAAGAACACTGAATCCTCTCCTTCCAAAACAGAAAGGAAAGTCCGTCCAGAAGCACCAA AATGCGTGAAGGACTACGTGTGTCATGCCAAAACCCACATGAAAAATACTTGTTGTGTTATGCGTGGGGGTTTAAGAATGGAGTCACACTATGTAGACGTGCATCTGGTCCAGAGGAAACTCCTAATTAAATCAGGCAAGAACGCAAACAAGTGTCTGGAGAAAGAACTGGTCGTGCTCAGTGATTCAGAGCGAAAGCAAGGAAAATTGGACAGAAGTCAATTGTTTCATAACTCTGCTTCCAGACCAAAACAATCAGTCGCTCTCCTTGGAAAAGCCGGAGTGGGGAAAACCACATTCATCCAGAGGTTATGTTTGGACTGGGCGAGCGACAGCCTGCCtcaatttcagtttgtttttttgctgaaCTGTAAGATTTTAGACCTTACACAATCGAGCTATAGCTTGAAAAGTTTACTGTTTGATTTATCGATGTCTCCACCCTGTAAGGACTCTGACGCTGTGTTCAAACACATCCTCTCCTCTCCTGATGAAGTTCTCATTATTTTCGATAGCTTTGATGACATTAAAGACTTTGAGGGGCTTCTTCAGTCCCCTGCTAAATCACCCACAGGCACTAAATACACCATCAAACAGCTGTTCTCAGGTCTGTTCCAGAAGGAAATTATCTCGGGCTGCAAGCTTCTCATTGCCACCAGACCTAAAGATGTTCTAAATCAGGTTTTGCGAAAAATGGACAGCCTTTTGGAGCTATGTTGCTTTTCTCCGGAGGACATAGAGCTTTACACATCAAAATATTTCAGGGACACTTCAGTCCGAGAGAATGCACTGACAAAAATTAAGACTCAAAGATACATATACAGTCTATGCTCCAACCCACTACTTTGCTGGATTACATGCTACCTACTAGAGCATCAAGACGGCTGCTGTGACGCAATGCCTTCAACCCTCACAGACTTGTACCAAAGAGTGACCTCCAAACATCTGCAGCTGGCTAACCAGGAGAATACCATATTAGATAACAAAAACAGGCAGAATATCACACAGATGTGCAAAATGGCATGGGAAGGTTTCAAGAACCACAATACACACGCAAACCTCGTCAGTTCTACAGAGCTGGTGGACTACGGTCTTAAAAGTGGTATACTTACATCCTACAAAACAGTGGCACATCAGGAAATCCACTTTGCAGACCTTTTCACTCAAAACCTCCTAGGTGCCGTGCACTTGGTACAATCTAAACAGGTGAATGAGAAAATGCTGATAACCCACAGTGGGGTCCACCAGAAGAAACGGAAGAGTCAGGGAGAGTCTCAGGATGTGATGCAGAGGTTTGTCACAGGCCTGCTCCTCCAGAAGACGCCAACTGATGGAATTAGCATTCTGGAGAGCAACATGGACCTACAGGCCAAAATGAAGGCTGTAGAAACTCATCTGGAGAACCTGAAGCCAAATGAATTGGTTCCTGCCAGGTTACTCgaactgtttcattgtgtttatgAAACCAATAGTGAGAAATTTGCCAAACTGCTGTTGAAAAACCTGCCTGACAATCTGTCGTTCTGTGGGGTGCAGCTTTGCCCATCTGATGTGTACGTCATATGCCATCTTCTTCAACATGCCAAAGCATTAAAGAGGTCCTTCTCCATTAACTTGCAAGATACCTGCATTCTCATCAGTGGACTTAAAGAGCTTGTGGGACTCCAATGTATCAAATCATTCTG GGCACACACAGCAGACACCATTGGCTTATGGGTGGACTTGCATCAAAGCGACGATGAACTGAATTTGAAAAGTGCCATTGAGAAATTCACCTTAAACCCATTCAAGGCAACACAAGGGTATCACATAGAGAACCTGCCTCTCCTAGTCCAGATTCACAGAGAGAAGAAGTTACCAATGAG TGAATTTGTTTCTGTGCTGGATGAAGGTGTACCAGCCCTCATGCAGCTACAAAGACTGGAATTTGA GCTTGGAGTGCAGAATGGTCCAGAACTTTTTCCAAAACTCATAGAGGTTTTGCCTTCTCTGCAGTCTCTTGAGCATCTGGA CCTTGAGAAAAACAAAGTAGGAGACTCTGGAGCTGAGAAGTTAGCTGGCGTTTTGCACTTTTTGGCATCTCTGAGATTgttaaa TTTGTCTCAGAATTGCATTGGAGATGCTGGAGTGGAGAAACTGTCTCAAGCTCTGGTGTCAGTCCGTTCTTTACAGAGTCTCAG TCTATATGGAAATCTGATTGATGACACTGGAGCTGAACATCTGGCCACAGTTTTACCAGACATGAAACTCTTACAGGACCTGGA caTTAAGTTTAACAAGTTCACAGACATTGGAGCTAAAAAGCTCAGCGCTGCTCTGAAAAAATGCACTGGAATGAAGTCTTTAGA GCTATGGAATGACTTCATTCCTTATGGAGTTTTTGAACACCTTCATCATCAAGACCCACGGATAAGATCTCTGTGA
- the LOC127653110 gene encoding MHC class II transactivator-like isoform X2: MRNNISRIKMDHLCETDAEAQDIVSDPAFELLPDNVILEYLDSILSGAIEDLLDPDFLEKDYLNIPAGDTDTTCTLKPATFTEKRQISKRKGETTLNKPSHHKRNKKVCAESPLNERKPTIMSEGNFRLSSNTFPPLLHVPFTSISAFNSPPLLPTSGGPAFQIICPLTPPLISTVVPTGPTYVLVSPQSVSPSAQILPLSPTSGTVAPPELTMSVLPIGSISDSVSKSLPSLPVETLSPTEVSNRQPLKNTESSPSKTERKVRPEAPKCVKDYVCHAKTHMKNTCCVMRGGLRMESHYVDVHLVQRKLLIKSGKNANKCLEKELVVLSDSERKQGKLDRSQLFHNSASRPKQSVALLGKAGVGKTTFIQRLCLDWASDSLPQFQFVFLLNCKILDLTQSSYSLKSLLFDLSMSPPCKDSDAVFKHILSSPDEVLIIFDSFDDIKDFEGLLQSPAKSPTGTKYTIKQLFSGLFQKEIISGCKLLIATRPKDVLNQVLRKMDSLLELCCFSPEDIELYTSKYFRDTSVRENALTKIKTQRYIYSLCSNPLLCWITCYLLEHQDGCCDAMPSTLTDLYQRVTSKHLQLANQENTILDNKNRQNITQMCKMAWEGFKNHNTHANLVSSTELVDYGLKSGILTSYKTVAHQEIHFADLFTQNLLGAVHLVQSKQVNEKMLITHSGVHQKKRKSQGESQDVMQRFVTGLLLQKTPTDGISILESNMDLQAKMKAVETHLENLKPNELVPARLLELFHCVYETNSEKFAKLLLKNLPDNLSFCGVQLCPSDVYVICHLLQHAKALKRSFSINLQDTCILISGLKELVGLQCIKSFWAHTADTIGLWVDLHQSDDELNLKSAIEKFTLNPFKATQGYHIENLPLLVQIHREKKLPMSEFVSVLDEGVPALMQLQRLEFELGVQNGPELFPKLIEVLPSLQSLEHLDLEKNKVGDSGAEKLAGVLHFLASLRLLNLSQNCIGDAGVEKLSQALVSVRSLQSLSLYGNLIDDTGAEHLATVLPDMKLLQDLDIKFNKFTDIGAKKLSAALKKCTGMKSLELWNDFIPYGVFEHLHHQDPRIRSL, from the exons ATGAGGAATAATATCTCTCGAATAAAGATGGATCATCTCTGTGAAACAG ATGCTGAAGCGCAAGATATTGTCTCAGATCCAGCGTTTGAACTCTTGCCTG ACAATGTTATCTTGGAATACCTTGATTCCATTCTGAGTGGAGCAATCGAAGACTTATTGG ATCCCGATTTCCTTGAAAAAGATTATCTCAATATTCCAG CTGGCGACACAGACACAACCTGCACACTGAAACCAGCTACTTTTACAGAAAAAAGGCAAATTTCAAAACGCAAAG GTGAAACAACTTTGAACAAACCTTCGCACCATAAACGTAACAAGAAAG TGTGTGCAGAAAGTCCCTTGAATGAAAGGAAGCCCACCATTATGTCTGAGGGTAATTTCCGCTTAAGCTCAAACACATTTCCGCCTTTATTACATGTCCCTTTCACTAGCATCAGTGCCTTCAACAGTCCCCCTCTTCTGCCCACTAGTG GTGGTCCAGCATTCCAGATCATCTGTCCTCTTACGCCACCTTTAATAAGCACTGTGGTTCCCACAGGGCCCACATATGTGCTTG TGTCACCCCAATCTGTGAGTCCAAGCGCTCAAATACTTCCTCTTTCACCTA CTAGTGGCACAGTTGCCCCACCAGAACTCACAATGTCAGTCCTCCCAATTGGCTCAATATCAGACAGTGTGAGCAAGAGTTTGCCATCGTTACCTGTAGAAACTCTCTCTCCAACAGAAG TTTCAAATAGACAGCCACTAAAGAACACTGAATCCTCTCCTTCCAAAACAGAAAGGAAAGTCCGTCCAGAAGCACCAA AATGCGTGAAGGACTACGTGTGTCATGCCAAAACCCACATGAAAAATACTTGTTGTGTTATGCGTGGGGGTTTAAGAATGGAGTCACACTATGTAGACGTGCATCTGGTCCAGAGGAAACTCCTAATTAAATCAGGCAAGAACGCAAACAAGTGTCTGGAGAAAGAACTGGTCGTGCTCAGTGATTCAGAGCGAAAGCAAGGAAAATTGGACAGAAGTCAATTGTTTCATAACTCTGCTTCCAGACCAAAACAATCAGTCGCTCTCCTTGGAAAAGCCGGAGTGGGGAAAACCACATTCATCCAGAGGTTATGTTTGGACTGGGCGAGCGACAGCCTGCCtcaatttcagtttgtttttttgctgaaCTGTAAGATTTTAGACCTTACACAATCGAGCTATAGCTTGAAAAGTTTACTGTTTGATTTATCGATGTCTCCACCCTGTAAGGACTCTGACGCTGTGTTCAAACACATCCTCTCCTCTCCTGATGAAGTTCTCATTATTTTCGATAGCTTTGATGACATTAAAGACTTTGAGGGGCTTCTTCAGTCCCCTGCTAAATCACCCACAGGCACTAAATACACCATCAAACAGCTGTTCTCAGGTCTGTTCCAGAAGGAAATTATCTCGGGCTGCAAGCTTCTCATTGCCACCAGACCTAAAGATGTTCTAAATCAGGTTTTGCGAAAAATGGACAGCCTTTTGGAGCTATGTTGCTTTTCTCCGGAGGACATAGAGCTTTACACATCAAAATATTTCAGGGACACTTCAGTCCGAGAGAATGCACTGACAAAAATTAAGACTCAAAGATACATATACAGTCTATGCTCCAACCCACTACTTTGCTGGATTACATGCTACCTACTAGAGCATCAAGACGGCTGCTGTGACGCAATGCCTTCAACCCTCACAGACTTGTACCAAAGAGTGACCTCCAAACATCTGCAGCTGGCTAACCAGGAGAATACCATATTAGATAACAAAAACAGGCAGAATATCACACAGATGTGCAAAATGGCATGGGAAGGTTTCAAGAACCACAATACACACGCAAACCTCGTCAGTTCTACAGAGCTGGTGGACTACGGTCTTAAAAGTGGTATACTTACATCCTACAAAACAGTGGCACATCAGGAAATCCACTTTGCAGACCTTTTCACTCAAAACCTCCTAGGTGCCGTGCACTTGGTACAATCTAAACAGGTGAATGAGAAAATGCTGATAACCCACAGTGGGGTCCACCAGAAGAAACGGAAGAGTCAGGGAGAGTCTCAGGATGTGATGCAGAGGTTTGTCACAGGCCTGCTCCTCCAGAAGACGCCAACTGATGGAATTAGCATTCTGGAGAGCAACATGGACCTACAGGCCAAAATGAAGGCTGTAGAAACTCATCTGGAGAACCTGAAGCCAAATGAATTGGTTCCTGCCAGGTTACTCgaactgtttcattgtgtttatgAAACCAATAGTGAGAAATTTGCCAAACTGCTGTTGAAAAACCTGCCTGACAATCTGTCGTTCTGTGGGGTGCAGCTTTGCCCATCTGATGTGTACGTCATATGCCATCTTCTTCAACATGCCAAAGCATTAAAGAGGTCCTTCTCCATTAACTTGCAAGATACCTGCATTCTCATCAGTGGACTTAAAGAGCTTGTGGGACTCCAATGTATCAAATCATTCTG GGCACACACAGCAGACACCATTGGCTTATGGGTGGACTTGCATCAAAGCGACGATGAACTGAATTTGAAAAGTGCCATTGAGAAATTCACCTTAAACCCATTCAAGGCAACACAAGGGTATCACATAGAGAACCTGCCTCTCCTAGTCCAGATTCACAGAGAGAAGAAGTTACCAATGAG TGAATTTGTTTCTGTGCTGGATGAAGGTGTACCAGCCCTCATGCAGCTACAAAGACTGGAATTTGA GCTTGGAGTGCAGAATGGTCCAGAACTTTTTCCAAAACTCATAGAGGTTTTGCCTTCTCTGCAGTCTCTTGAGCATCTGGA CCTTGAGAAAAACAAAGTAGGAGACTCTGGAGCTGAGAAGTTAGCTGGCGTTTTGCACTTTTTGGCATCTCTGAGATTgttaaa TTTGTCTCAGAATTGCATTGGAGATGCTGGAGTGGAGAAACTGTCTCAAGCTCTGGTGTCAGTCCGTTCTTTACAGAGTCTCAG TCTATATGGAAATCTGATTGATGACACTGGAGCTGAACATCTGGCCACAGTTTTACCAGACATGAAACTCTTACAGGACCTGGA caTTAAGTTTAACAAGTTCACAGACATTGGAGCTAAAAAGCTCAGCGCTGCTCTGAAAAAATGCACTGGAATGAAGTCTTTAGA GCTATGGAATGACTTCATTCCTTATGGAGTTTTTGAACACCTTCATCATCAAGACCCACGGATAAGATCTCTGTGA